cctttctctctacCCTCCTTAATGCATGCTTTGTCTTCTCTGATcgtcaaataatcatctcaatccaataacttaagttattaggtaagattccaagatatgatttatatcattctctaacacacacccctcaagtaaaagtcaattaagcttgaaacttgcacatgcccacactatcttgtgcttaatttttatcaaataaatagggatggtgagattcaaactcatgactGTTTGGTCATTAAagttctgataccatgtcaaagaatcatctcatcTCAATAGCTTAAGATGTTAGGTAAGgttctaagatatgatttatattattctctaacacacctcttcaagtgaaagccctttaggCTTAAAACTTGTACAGGTCCGCActaccttgtacttaatttttatcaaataaatagggatggtgagatttcaagatataatttatatattattctctaacatatcacttcaagtgaaagctctttgagcttgaaacttgcataaatCTGtactaccttgtgcttaatttttatcaaataaatagggatggtgggATTCAAACCCATGAtcgtttggtcatcaagactctgatatcatgtcaaagaaccaactcaacctaataacttaaattgttaAGTGAGGtcctaaaattttgatttatattattttctaataatatcgTGATAATTTGCCCCGTGCACACCCTTATTAGCCGACATCCCCCTATCTCTGCATCAGAAAAATCTTCTTTCTGAGGGAAGTAATCCGATAAACCTTCCTCCAGATCCAGTAAGTTaatgttcaataaaaaaaacatagcaacaACTAGCAAGCAAAAACTACAACCTCTTAATATGACATCTCAGCCGAAAAATCTCCGAAACCTCCAAAAATCTCACTCCATTTACTCCTCCGATAACTAGACTTCCAAGAAATAGAACCACCAACACAACCACTATTATCTAAGAAACAGTTAGGGCATGATTCGATGACACCAGGGtgatcacaaaaaaaacaacaaatgaagtTTGACTAATCAAGTACATGTTTAGCAATTTgctcaagaaattaaataaaaccttGAAACCATAACCTAAAATCATACAAACTGGATTCAAAGTAAAATCAGAATTATTCAACACACACCAAGCTTTCAATCCAACTCAGAAAATTTAGACGCTGCCGGACCCAACCCAGCTTATCTCATCTCGAGATTCAAACCCTTCTACATTATAAAGCAAAGATTGCAGCAGCAACTGCACCAACTGATCCAACCACGTTATTACGCGTGAACATGACTGCGCCAGATATATCCACTGGAGCAACAGGACTCTCAACATTAGCTGCAGGAACTGCCTTAGTAGGCTTTTCTGGTGCGGGTGCTACTGGTGCTGGAGCTGGGGCCTTAGAAGCAAAAATGTCCTTAGGAAGTAGCACCTTCTCAATCTTATAAATGGCTAGCTGGTTGTCCGTGTATACCGTGCCAGATAAACTTGTATTGGTAAGTCCTGTGGTTATGTTCACCGAGTTTGGATAACTTGTTACGTTAAGTGGTAACCTACTACCTGTTCCAGCCCATGTTCCAAGAGGATTACTTACAGTCTGAAACTGGGAAGTGGATAGGAATGTTGGAACTACGTGGAACTTCACCAACTCAGACTTGTCACCATCACTTAGAGTATTGAGAGTTCCTGATTTGAGTTCCGAAAATGCACTATCTGTGGGTGCAAAGATGGTTACACCAGAGCTTGAATCATTAAGCGCGGAGAACAAGTGGTTTTCCTCTTGGGTGGATCTCAAAAGGCGGATAAAGATCGTGAAGTGGCCAGCCTTCTCAAGGATTTTGGTGACGTTGGTGATGCCGTGTGGAGCAGCTGCCTGTGTTGGAGTTGCGGCTGGGGGTTGTGCTACGACTACTGCTGGTGCCTGCGCTGGGGCTGCTGCTGGTGACTGGGCAAAGGTATTGGTATAGTggaggaaaagaaggaaaactgAAATGGAGGAGATTGAGTACTGTTGCTTCATCTTTAAGTTTCCAGGCTATTCTACtagaaactataaaaaaaatgcttatgtAAATTGAGCTCGATCTTATTTAGAAGTGTTTGATGTCTAAAGAAGAGACAGAGTGAGGTTTTATAGTAGTAGGCAGAGGATCAAGTAAGGTGCCATGTACAATTTCAAATATACTATCTAGTACCTTATCTTGCTCCATAAGGTGGAAGGTCACCAATGGAGAAGGAAATTTAACATTGCTGCTCCAACTATTTTCTGAATTATCACTGGCAGAACATTTGAGCATAAATGTtaacatcaaaacaaatcatctgTAATGACAGAAGATTTGGACAAGCAATCTCTACTGACCCATCTCTATATCTAAAACTGCTAAGAATTGTGTCTTTAAGACATGTcctgatgttttgaaataaatgagTAGGAAAATGCAACAAAGTCCTTGGAGGCTTAAAAATGGATATAAATGAACGAGGGGTATTGtaataattgaataaacataataagtataaatagaaaaaaaaaagagatctgAAAATTTTGAGAGAGAACCGGCAGGAGTGaagggagaaaaaagaagaagaagaagaaaaaagagggaaagataagggaaatagaagagaattagagaaaataagcTTAAAGttaagattatgtataaatgtGTGTTCTTTAAGCTTTAAATTTCTGTTTTGTTGAATGTTAAGGTTTTAAAGATTGTGTTTTGgttgattgatgaattgatttgaatgttatgggttgattgttatgggtaatgaattgtttagttgattttgaaagattttaggtaaagatgatgattttgaattatgattttgtttaaatGGTGAATTTGAGTTAGAAATCTTGATATAACAGTAGGTAATATGtgaaattctgggtttgaggttgaagatgacaaaaatttagtttggtccctcaatttgtgaaaattacaagttagtccctaaactttgtaaaaaaacacagattggtccctggagcatattccgagattctggacagaataaaagatgaattatgggcagaattccagtataattatgaatttttaacactttcaatttggtccttccatttgacaaaaattacaatttgaccctaaa
This window of the Populus trichocarpa isolate Nisqually-1 chromosome 13, P.trichocarpa_v4.1, whole genome shotgun sequence genome carries:
- the LOC18104681 gene encoding fasciclin-like arabinogalactan protein 12 — protein: MKQQYSISSISVFLLFLHYTNTFAQSPAAAPAQAPAVVVAQPPAATPTQAAAPHGITNVTKILEKAGHFTIFIRLLRSTQEENHLFSALNDSSSGVTIFAPTDSAFSELKSGTLNTLSDGDKSELVKFHVVPTFLSTSQFQTVSNPLGTWAGTGSRLPLNVTSYPNSVNITTGLTNTSLSGTVYTDNQLAIYKIEKVLLPKDIFASKAPAPAPVAPAPEKPTKAVPAANVESPVAPVDISGAVMFTRNNVVGSVGAVAAAIFAL